The following coding sequences lie in one Homalodisca vitripennis isolate AUS2020 chromosome X, UT_GWSS_2.1, whole genome shotgun sequence genomic window:
- the LOC124369390 gene encoding putative gustatory receptor 28a, with product MGFPLTYKTESAKGRRLTFSPALFWWGLTVVVLQIVIVSFHLYVWSLRGLISVLNTKTTHFSLIILIISTTLTEIVMFYICARKYSKFLDVSNTLERFDRSLQLAPPACCMTVTFTTILVVITATPVISHVIHVYLKLKFIKDHEMAIRRIMTLVCFAVFHCRQICVLAQFHEVTQSIAKRFRLVKARIRQELIIQSYRQSVRRRNPRCIDHRQDSTSSTKMNSYMRAYQMLLDAVDQANAFYCDLLLGSVFCKFLDVTAKLFTFYCHLAYERHVSLLIIITTLCHICYLLVVVSSSSDVTQAADETAPIICKLINQDLDAGLRKQLETFLMQLAAYNVMFSARGFFQISRRMLTTLAATVTTNLVILIQFQSQFEESD from the coding sequence aTGGGGTTCCCACTGACATACAAGACAGAATCAGCCAAAGGAAGAAGACTCACATTTTCTCCAGCGTTGTTCTGGTGGGGCTTGACTGTGGTTGTACTACAAATAGTTATCGTGAGTTTTCACCTGTATGTGTGGTCATTGCGAGGTCTCATCtctgttttaaatacaaaaacaactcATTTTTCTTTGATCATACTCATTATAAGTACGACGTTGACGGAAATAGTCATGTTCTACATCTGTGCCAGGAAGTACTCAAAGTTTCTCGACGTGTCCAACACTCTGGAGAGATTTGACCGCAGTCTGCAACTGGCACCACCTGCATGTTGCATGACAGTGACGTTCACTACAATACTTGTTGTTATAACGGCTACTCCTGTAATATCTCACGTGATTCACGTGTACCTGAAACTAAAGTTTATAAAAGATCACGAAATGGCCATCCGACGTATTATGACACTTGTTTGTTTTGCAGTCTTCCACTGCAGACAAATCTGTGTTTTGGCCCAATTCCATGAAGTCACTCAATCTATTGCGAAGAGATTCAGACTAGTTAAGGCTAGGATCAGACAAGAGTTGATCATCCAGAGCTATAGACAATCAGTGCGACGCCGGAACCCGCGATGCATCGATCACAGACAAGACAGTACCTCCAGTACTAAGATGAATTCATATATGCGCGCCTACCAAATGCTGCTTGATGCTGTAGACCAGGCAAATGCATTCTACTGTGACCTCCTACTGGGTTCAGTCTTCTGTAAGTTTCTCGATGTTACCGCAAAACTCTTCACATTCTACTGTCATCTCGCATATGAAAGACACGTAAGtctcttaataataataacaacactgtGTCACATCTGTTACCTGCTAGTTGTCGTCTCTTCGAGCTCTGACGTCACTCAAGCGGCGGACGAGACAGCACCAATAATCTGCAAGTTGATCAACCAGGATTTGGATGCAGGACTGAGGAAGCAACTGGAAACGTTCTTGATGCAGCTGGCCGCTTACAACGTAATGTTTTCTGCAAGAGGATTTTTCCAAATCAGCAGGCGAATGTTAACTACGTTGGCAGCAACGGTGACAACAAATTTGGTTATCCTAATTCAATTTCAGTCCCAATTTGAGGAAAGcgattaa
- the LOC124369391 gene encoding gustatory receptor for sugar taste 43a-like gives MTSNCKQICMLVQFHEVTQCIAKRFRLVNARIRQELIIQIYRQSERRHYPQYVTHSRDGASSNKIKSFMNAYQTLLDAVNQANAFYCDLLMSSIFYKFVHVTISLYTFFLFLMPINLLGLITSGTMSLCHICYLLLVVSSITDVTQAADQATPMICKLINQDLDDGLKRQLESFLQQLAVKQFEFSARGYFKISRQLLITMATTVATYLVVLIQFHTQSKDGN, from the coding sequence ATGACTTCGAACTGCAAACAGATTTGTATGTTGGTTCAATTCCACGAAGTCACTCAATGTATTGCGAAGAGATTCAGACTAGTTAACGCTAGGATCAGACAAGAGTTGATCATCCAGATTTATAGACAGTCAGAGCGACGCCACTACCCACAATATGTCACTCACAGTCGAGATGGTGCTTCAAGTAATAAAATCAAGTCCTTTATGAACGCCTACCAAACGCTGCTTGATGCTGTAAACCAAGCAAATGCCTTCTACTGTGACCTTCTTATGAGttcaatattctataaatttgtaCACGTCACCATATCCCTTTACACATTCTTCTTGTTCCTTATGCCTATAAATCTATTGGGCCTCATTACATCCGGGACTATGTCATTGTGTCACATCTGTTACCTGTTGTTAGTTGTATCCTCGATCACTGACGTCACTCAAGCGGCGGACCAGGCAACACCAATGATCTGTAAGCTGATCAACCAGGATTTGGATGACGGACTAAAGAGACAACTGGAATCATTTTTGCAGCAACTGGCTGTTAAACAATTTGAGTTTTCTGCAAGAGGATATTTCAAGATCAGCAGGCAATTGTTAATTACAATGGCAACAACAGTGGCCACCTATCTGGTAGTTCTAATTCAATTTCACACACAGTCCAAAGATGGTAATTAA
- the LOC124368488 gene encoding uncharacterized protein LOC124368488 has product MMFKKLIFFCLVVAIVRSDTTEEVSSSIETPPTTSSIDNPTLEELKKHGANPKNKGVSLRSSDSLFGLGIGANLPIYFGTSLYTTKKKKHYVNNVLNFLFEVPYIF; this is encoded by the exons ATGATGTTTAAGAAACTTATCTTTTTCTGCCTGGTGGTAGCGATTGTTCGCAGCGATACAAcg gaAGAAGTCTCCAGCTCTATAGAAACACCTCCCACAACATCCAGCATTGATAATCCAACTTTAGAAGAACTAAAGAAACATGGAGCAAACCCCAAGAATAAAGGAGTTTCTCTTCGTTCCTCGGACTCGCTGTTCGGACTCGGGATCGGTGCAAATCTGCCGATCTATTTCGGTACTTCACTCTACACGacgaaaaagaaaaaacattatgttaataatgttttaaactttctGTTCGAAGttccttatattttttaa